Proteins encoded together in one Juglans regia cultivar Chandler chromosome 9, Walnut 2.0, whole genome shotgun sequence window:
- the LOC109003751 gene encoding SNF2 domain-containing protein CLASSY 4-like, translating to MIDYSLPIAKRTRQKQALIYKEYSEQKRKNEREENNGVDSYSSRRPSRGNRKKLMEDNIKGVCGSLRLGTNCRAEIETETVSVSDRSEEASVEEIHVNDSVERCRTESRDFVGRKSMGFKNEENSKTGFEGMNNVEEIMVDDSDEQMVVLREGVGLDWLNSNCSSLKLGVEGDEGVVCIEVDDGNGLRGKHVNECGSPHSSGKRDNDEMISSLKRKVESGCLIFSDRKSSGVTGRTQSRLGFLKRNEIEDVDDDRTWSRSGLWKRNEDGHGGVDAASDNSDGSKRNTDEDGDGNIVSDGLRRNVDEDGGDDVVSVDSDGFEISLKLESCDNSAALSSDSRAEEEEKEEDYEENENRGNHERVRPRGIDNGFKKRKYGLDMLLNSQNDKDSNINNDKGCCSVNPSKEFDCVAGRTRSHFTSKWGKKKMELGTLSRPFCLDEEEMESFSGHDDSDDSGDKGEVGSDYENEDDLSDDENEDDLSDDETYLGVKKAVSTREKCKTNKGKLRMPTEGKCIRLVKSCDFMKILVDSMLEKGEFPLEELDYSRDEASRDESNPPVAETTLPLKFTFGIEESNPPEKSEDEKEMDELWAQLELALRASEIGSVDSAKVEDEDALPPEDDIDRATHCHLGNHRLILDEQVGLRCAFCSYVKMEIKYILPSFSTNSCGKLDRRDSGGAMNHSIFNEFGSQYSGCDSYSDCDTRAHAEGTVWDIVPGIKSSMYPHQRDGFEFIWKNIAGGIYVDKLENQTAFHGGNGCIISHAPGTGKTRLTIGFLQTYMEFYPSCRPIIVAPCSMLLTWEEEFHKWKFDIPFHNLNKSELSGKESRLTDYIVRQVGHLDQRDIRILKLYSWKMDRSILGISYKLFAQLTGEVERKGEVRLNTEHAQLRKVLLELPGLVVLDEGHIPRNSDSNILQALSNIKTEKRIILSGTPFQNNFDELYNTLCLARPQFANIRHKWGSLTSSIAKATDDRTRCEKLKKVRDMIEPFVHVHKGSILQEKLPGLRDSVVILQPAQLQKSLFDELCHRALTNHFKFEYYESLISVHPSLLLKCGEEKFPSDRVKLERLNPDAGVKTKFLMELIRLSEAMNEKVLVFSQYLDPLIFVMDQLKSHFNWTEGNEVLYMDGQLDVKQRQSSINVFNDPTSEVRVLLASIRACSEGINLVGASRVVLLDVVWNPSVERQAICRAHRLGQEKVVYVYHLIVFGTKEEEKYYRQVEKDWLSELVFSPSDRSGDRGKLPPTDLQDEILEEMVKHEKLEHIFEKIAYQQKESKLIETFTLLEKRPVI from the exons ATGATAGACTATAGCTTGCCGATAGCGAAGAGAACTAGGCAAAAGCAAGCCCTAATTTACAAGGAGTACTCCGAGCAAAAGAGAAAGAACGAAAGGGAGGAGAATAATGGGGTTGACTCGTACAGTTCCCGCAGACCCAGTAGAGGTAATCGGAAGAAATTAATGGAGGATAATATTAAAGGGGTTTGTGGTTCTCTGAGATTAGGGACTAATTGTAGAGCGGAGATAGAGACTGAGACTGTTTCTGTGTCTGATAGAAGTGAGGAAGCCAGTGTGGAAGAGATTCACGTGAATGATTCGGTTGAAAGATGCAGAACTGAATCGAGGGATTTTGTGGGTAGGAAGAGTATGGGGTTCAAGAATGAGGAAAACTCCAAGACAGGTTTTGAGGGAATGAACAATGTAGAGGAGATTATGGTGGATGATAGTGACGAACAGATGGTTGTTTTGCGTGAAGGGGTAGGTTTGGACTGGTTAAACTCGAATTGTTCAAGCTTGAAATTAGGGGTGGAGGGAGACGAGGGTGTTGTTTGCATTGAAGTTGACGATGGGAATGGTTTGAGAGGGAAACATGTGAATGAATGCGGTAGTCCACATTCCAGTGGCAAGAGGGATAACGATGAAATGATTTCATCGTTGAAAAGAAAGGTTGAGAGTGGTTGCTTAATTTTTTCTGACAGGAAGAGTAGCGGTGTGACGGGCAGGACTCAGTCACGGTTAGGATTTTTGAAAAGGAATGAAATTGAGGATGTTGATGATGACAGGACTTGGTCACGGTCAGGACTGTGGAAAAGGAATGAAGACGGGCATGGTGGTGTTGATGCTGCATCGGATAATTCAGATGGTTCGAAAAGGAATACGGACGAGGATGGTGATGGCAATATTGTCTCTGATGGATTGAGAAGGAATGTGGATGAGGATGGCGGGGATGATGTTGTTTCAGTTGATTCAGATGGGTTTGAGATATCGTTGAAATTGGAAAGCTGTGATAATTCTGCAGCATTGAGCTCGGATAGCAGGgctgaagaggaagagaaagaggaagattACGAGGAAAACGAGAATAGAGGAAATCATGAGAGGGTAAGGCCAAGGGGAATCGACAATGGAttcaagaagagaaaatatGGGTTAGATATGTTGCTTAATTCTCAAAACGACAAAGATAGCAATATTAATAATGACAAAGGCTGCTGTTCTGTTAACCCCAGTAAAGAGTTCGATTGTGTGGCCGGAAGAACTCGTTCGCATTTTACCTCAAAATggggaaagaagaaaatggagCTCGGAACTTTAAGTCGCCCTTTTTGTCTTGATGAGGAGGAAATGGAATCTTTTTCTGGGCATGATGACAGTGATGATAGTGGTGATAAAGGGGAAGTTGGGTCTGATTACGAGAATGAAGATGATTTGAGTGATGACGAGAATGAAGATGATTTGAGTGATGATGAGACTTATCTCGGCGTTAAGAAAGCTGTGTCTACGAGAGAGAAGTGCAAGACTAACAAAGGCAAGCTGAGGATGCCCACCGAGGGAAAATGTATCCGTTTGGTAAAGAGTTGTGATTTTATGAAGATTCTTGTAGATTCCATGTTGGAGAAGGGAGAATTTCCTCTGGAAGAGTTGGATTATTCTAGAGACGAAGCTTCCAGAGATGAAAGCAATCCACCAGTTGCCGAGACAACTCTACCACTGAAGTTCACTTTTGGAATTGAGGAGTCGAATCCACCAGAGAAATCAGAAGACGAGAAAGAAATGGATGAACTTTGGGCTCAGCTTGAGCTTGCTCTCAGAGCTAGTGAAATTGGTTCAGTCGATTCTGCTAAG gttgaagatgaagatgccCTTCCTCCTGAAGATGACATTGATAGAGCTACCCATTGTCACCTAGGGAATCATCGACTTATTCTTGATGAACAAGTTGGACTTAGATGTGCATTTTGCTCATATGTGAAAATGGAGATCAAGTATATTCTACCATCTTTT AGTACAAATTCTTGTGGAAAATTAGACAGGAGGGACTCTGGAGGAGCAATGAACCACTCCATCTTCAATGAGTTTGGTTCTCAATATTCTGGTTGTGATTCCTATTCTGACTGTGATACCCGAGCTCATGCTGAAGGCACAGTGTGGGACATCGTTCCTGGTATAAAAAGTAGTATGTATCCACACCAGCGTGatggttttgaatttatttggaAGAACATAGCTGGAGGAATTTACGTTGATAAGTTGGAAAACCAAACAGCATTTCATGGTGGAAATGGGTGTATTATTTCTCATGCACCTGGGACAGGGAAAACTCGTTTAACCATTGGTTTTCTCCAAACATACATGGAGTTCTATCCATCATGCAGGCCTATTATTGTTGCTCCTTGTAGCATGCTACTGACATGGGAAGAGGAGTTTCATAAATGGAAGTTTGACATCCCTTTTCACAATCTGAACAAGTCGGAGTTGTCTGGCAAGGAAAGTAGGTTGACCGACTACATTGTGAGGCAAGTTGGACATCTTGACCAAAGAGATATCCGTATCTTGAAGTTATATTCTTGGAAAATGGATAGAAGTATTCTGGGGATAAGTTACAAACTGTTTGCTCAACTTACTGGAGAAGTTGAGAGAAAGGGTGAAGTAAGGCTAAATACTGAACATGCTCAGCTCAGGAAAGTCCTTCTTGAGCTTCCTGGTCTAGTTGTCCTTGATGAAGGACACATTCCACGAAATTCCGACAGTAATATCCTTCAGGcattatcaaatataaaaacGGAAAAGCGCATTATTCTTTCAGGAACtccttttcaaaataattttgatgagcTATATAATACTCTCTGCTTGGCGAGGCCACAGTTCGCAAACATAAGACATAAATGGGGATCTCTTACAAGTTCCATTGCCAAAGCCACTGATGATAGAACGAGATGTGAGAAACTGAAAAAGGTTAGAGATATGATCGAGCCATTTGTACATGTACACAAAGGTTCCATCCTACAAGAAAAACTTCCAGGGTTGAGGGACTCTGTGGTTATATTACAGCCAGCCCAACTGCAGAAGAGCCTTTTTGATGAACTCTGTCATCGTGCTTTGACTAACCATTTTAAATTTGAGTACTACGAGTCTTTGATCTCTGTCCATCCTTCACTCTTGCTCAAATGTGGGGAAGAAAAATTTCCTTCTGACAGGGTTAAGTTAGAAAGATTAAATCCTGACGCTGGAGTAAAAACAAAGTTTCTAATGGAACTCATCCGACTCAGTGAAGCAATGAATGAAAAAGTTTTGGTTTTCAGCCAATATCTTGACCCGTTGATCTTTGTAATGGACCAGCttaaatctcattttaattggaCTGAAGGGAATGAGGTGTTGTATATGGATGGACAGCTAGATGTAAAGCAGCGCCAGTCCTCAATTAACGTTTTCAATGATCCAACAAGTGAAGTAAGGGTGTTACTTGCATCAATTAGGGCTTGTTCTGAAGGTATAAATCTGGTTGGGGCTTCAAGGGTTGTTTTACTGGATGTCGTATGGAATCCATCAGTCGAAAGACAAGCTATATGCCGAGCGCATAGGCTTGGGCAGGAAAAAGTAGTGTACGTCTACCATCTCATCGTCTTCGGGACAAAGGAAGAGGAGAAATATTATCGTCAAGTTGAGAAGGACTGGTTGTCTGAGTTGGTATTCTCTCCTTCGGACAGGAGTGGTGATCGGGGGAAACTCCCACCTACTGATCTACAGGATGAGATTTTGGAAGAGATGGTTAAGCATGAGAAACTTGAACATATCTTTGAGAAGATAGCATACCAACAGAAAGAGTCTAAACTAATTGAGACATTTACCTTGTTGGAGAAGAGACCAGTTATATGA